In a single window of the Arachis hypogaea cultivar Tifrunner chromosome 6, arahy.Tifrunner.gnm2.J5K5, whole genome shotgun sequence genome:
- the LOC112805388 gene encoding uncharacterized protein has product MFCIRHIESNFLRKFKAPYLQKLIVNIGYSRTTREYQMRYERLKERGEAYTNWLDRIPREQYALAFDGGYRWGHMTTNLVECINSVLKGARNLPVTALVKVTFYRLNELFTRKRAEAEARISAGLVFSEMVTTKLNANQRASGNIQVSCFDRENEVFEVREMPSGVEYAVDLRHYRCDCGEFQVDRISCRHVFACCTNQRLDWKVYVNDVYKMDQIRRVYRARFRPLGNPATWPAYHGPRFVGNPFLRRVAKGRPKMTRFLNEMDTRMLRRPRRCKQCGTEGHSRSRCHQSSGPNAGPAE; this is encoded by the exons ATGTTTTGTATCCGGCATATTGAGTCCAACTTCTTGAGGAAGTTCAAAGCACCTTACCTGCAGAAGCTTATCGTCAACATTG GATACTCGAGGACGACCAGGGAGTACCAGATGCGCTATGAACGATTAAAGGAACGGGGTGAGGCTTACACCAATTGGCTTGATCGGATCCCTCGTGAGCAGTATGCTTTGGCATTTGATGGTGGTTACCGATGGGGTCATATGACCACCAATCTTGTGGAATGTATCAACTCCGTCTTAAAAGGTGCACGCAATCTCCCAGTCACTGCACTTGTTAAGGTGACATTTTACAGACTGAATGAGTTGTTCACTAGGAAAAGAGCTGAGGCTGAAGCCCGAATCAGTGCTGGACTTGTATTCTCTGAGATGGTGACAACCAAGCTGAATGCAAATCAACGAGCATCAGGTAACATACAGGTTAGCTGTTTTGATAGAGAAAATGAAGTCTTCGAAGTACGCGAGATGCCTAGTGGGGTTGAGTATGCAGTTGACCTGCGCCACTATCGGTGTGACTGTGGTGAATTTCAGGTTGACCGAATTTCGTGTAGGCACGTGTTTGCGTGTTGTACAAATCAGAGGTTGGATTGGAAAGTGTACGTTAATGACGTTTACAAGATGGACCAAATTCGAAGAGTATACAGGGCTAGGTTTCGACCACTGGGAAATCCGGCAACGTGGCCTGCTTATCATGGACCTAGATTCGTTGGAAACCCGTTCCTCAGACGGGTAGCCAAGGGTCGGCCGAAGATGACCcgcttcttgaatgagatggacactcGTATGTTGCGTCGCCCGAGGCGATGCAAGCAATGCGGTACCGAAGGCCATAGTCGCAGTAGATGTCATCAAAGTAGTGGACCGAATGCAGGTCCAGCTGAATAG
- the LOC112696320 gene encoding AAA-ATPase At3g50940, whose translation MWPPSQETISSTKAALSVAASLAATAVLLRSIATDLIPESLYNCVQSNLYKVSNRLSSKLTIIIEEHNGLAGNQMFAAANVYLGSKLSPPMKKLKVYKPQKEENLQVCMDKDQELCDYYKNVKLKWVLVSMINNNVSSNNLNKKRDHSVTYEVRYFEVTFHKKHLDMVLGSYFPYILQKAKDIEEEKKTVKLHTIDYNGTDYWNSIVLNHPSTFDSIAMEPEIKGMLLEDLNLFLGRKEYYKRVGKAWKRGYLLYGPPGTGKSSLIAAMANYLRFDIYDLDLKEVQCNSDLRRLLIGTGSKSILVIEDIDCSVQLHNREDAHGTNDDDKVTLSGLLNFIDGLWSSCGEERIVICTTNHKERLDPALLRPGRMDLHIHMSYCSFTAFKTLAFNYLGIQNHHHPMFDDIQGLLDKVNATPAEVAGELMKSENVDIALKGLINFLQSKLPQES comes from the exons ATGTGGCCACCTTCACAAGAGaccatctcttccaccaaagCCGCCCTCTCCGTCGCTGCCTCTCTTGCTGCCACGGCAGTTCTCCTCCGGTCGATCGCCACCGACCTAATCCCGGAATCCCTCTACAATTGTGTCCAGTCCAATCTTTACAAGGTAAGCAACCGTCTCTCCTCCAAGCTCACCATCATCATTGAAGAACATAATGGCCTCGCTGGGAACCAAATGTTCGCGGCTGCAAACGTTTACTTGGGGTCCAAGTTATCCCCTCCAATGAAAAAATTAAAGGTTTACAAGCCCCAAAAGGAAGAGAATTTACAAGTTTGCATGGACAAGGATCAAGAGTTATGTGATTACTACAAGAATGTGAAACTCAAGTGGGTGCTTGTTTCTATGATCAACAACAATGTTAGTAGTAACAACCTTAACAAAAAGCGTGATCATAGTGTTACCTATGAAGTTCGTTACTTTGAAGTAACATTTCACAAGAAACATTTGGACATGGTTTTGGGTTCTTATTTTCCTTACATTCTTCAAAAGGCTAAGGacattgaagaagagaagaagacggTGAAGCTTCACACCATTGATTATAATGGAACAGATTATTGGAACTCTATTGTTCTTAATCACCCTTCAACTTTTGATTCTATAGCAATGGAGCCAGAGATAAAAG GAATGTTGTTGGAAGATTTGAACTTGTTTTTGGGGAGGAAAGAATATTATAAGAGAGTTGGGAAGGCTTGGAAAAGAGGGTACCTTTTGTACGGACCACCAGGTACCGGGAAATCAAGCTTGATAGCTGCCATGGCTAACTATCTAAGGTTTGATATATATGACTTGGATTTGAAAGAAGTGCAATGCAATTCAGATCTTAGGAGGTTGTTGATTGGGACAGGAAGCAAGTCAATTTTGGTCATTGAAGACATTGATTGCTCTGTTCAATTGCACAATAGGGAAGATGCTCATGGAACCAATGATGATGATAAG GTTACTCTGTCGGGGCTACTAAATTTCATTGATGGATTGTGGTCAAGTTGTGGAGAAGAAAGAATAGTGATATGCACAACAAATCACAAAGAACGTCTTGACCCTGCATTGTTGAGACCTGGTAGAATGGACTTGCACATTCACATGTCATATTGCTCTTTCACTGCTTTCAAGACACTGGCTTTTAACTACCTAGGAATTCAGAACCATCATCATCCAATGTTTGATGACATACAAGGTTTGCTGGACAAGGTTAATGCAACACCTGCTGAGGTTGCAGGAGAGTTGATGAAGAGTGAAAATGTAGACATTGCACTCAAAGGCCTCATCAACTTCCTCCAAAGCAAGCTACCTCAGGAAAGTTAA
- the LOC112696323 gene encoding bifunctional nuclease 1, whose translation MGSLQGPVLCPSVHAKLAGLFSLPMIGPMNVRCFRSEFWGFKELGGGSGGGAKVKPGILSCNVHMRKCKTAVHCSFNSSSNDSSGSAAENFNEKDEDYVNSSIVEAVEVKSGADGFIIKMRDGRHLRCVHNNPQGGHLPEYAPHPAIVLKMEDGTGLLLPIIVLEMPSVLLMAAMRNVPIARPTLYQVVKEMVDKMGYEVRHVRVTRRVHEAYFAQLYLTKVGNEAESMSFDLRPSDAINIAVRCKVPIQVNKYLAFSDGMRVVESGKLSTQFPLDGQIFAELDKPSGQPCVETQEFNLLHEMLKAVNEERYQDAALWRDQLNQLRSGKNVNNR comes from the exons aTGGGTTCTCTGCAAGGACCAGTTTTGTGCCCTTCTGTTCATGCTAAACTAGCAGGGTTGTTCAGCCTTCCTATGATTGGACCAATGAATGTTAGATGTTTTAGAAGTGAATTCTGGGGATTCAAGGAACTCGGTGGCGGCAGCGGCGGTGGTGCAAAAGTAAAGCCAGGGATCCTTTCTTGCAATGTGCACATGAGGAAGTGCAAGACAGCAGTGCATTGTAGTTTCAACTCGTCTTCGAATGACAGCAGTGGAAGTGCCGCGGAGAATTTCAATGAGAAAGATGAAGATTATGTCAACTCTAGCATTGTTGAAGCTG TTGAGGTGAAGAGCGGAGCAGATGGCTTCATAATCAAAATGAGGGACGGAAGACACTTACGATGTGTTCATAACAATCCTCAGGGAGGGCATCTTCCAGAGTATGCACCACATCCTGCTATTGTTTTGAAGATGGAAGATGGCACCGGCTTGCTTCTGCCGATAATTGTTT TGGAGATGCCGAGCGTTTTACTAATGGCAGCCATGCGCAATGTTCCCATA GCTAGGCCTACTTTATATCAAGTAGTGAAGGAGATGGTTGACAAGATGGGTTACGAA GTTAGACATGTCAGGGTTACAAGAAGAGTTCATGAGGCATATTTCGCTCAGTTGTATCTTACTAAG GTTGGAAACGAGGCAGAGTCTATGAGTTTTGATCTTCGACCTTCGGATGCTATCAATATTGCAGTAAGATGCAAG GTGCCAATTCAAGTCAACAAATACTTGGCATTCAGTGATGGAATGAGAGTAGTTGAATCTGGAAAGCTTTCGACGCAGTTCCCTTTGGACGGTCAAATATTTGCCGAATTGGACAA GCCAAGTGGTCAGCCTTGTGTTGAAACTCAGGAGTTCAATCTCTTGCATGAAATGCTGAAAGCTGTTAACGAAGAACGTTATCAAGATGCCG CTTTGTGGAGGGACCAACTCAATCAACTTAGGTCTGGAAAAAATGTGAATAACAG ATAA
- the LOC112696321 gene encoding phosphatidylinositol/phosphatidylcholine transfer protein SFH8, with protein MSGSLDRFARPCFEGFSGHDERRERKSDFENSEDDRRTRIGSLKKKAINASSKFRHSLRKKSSRRKSTGRTNSVSIEDVRDVKELQAVESFRQALMSDNLLPTRHDDYHMLLRFLKARKFDIEKAKHMWANMLQWRKDYGTDTIIEDFEFSELNEVLQYYPHGYHGVDKEGKPVYIERLGKVDPNKLMQVTTMERYLRYHVQGFEKTFALKFPACSIAAKRHIDSSTTILDVHGVGFKNLTKSARELIMRLQKIDGDYYPETLCRMFIINAGPGFKLLWNTIKSFIDPKTTSKINVLGNKFQNKLLEFIDASELPEFLGGICNCADQGGCMRSDKGPWQDPNILKVILSGEVTSRQIVTVSNDEGTVIECEKTCYPLIRSSDTSTGESGSEVEDITSPKASGNYTNPRLTPVHEEARLVGKNSHASGLSEYDEYVPMVDKTVDVGWQEKQAKTQNTFGSKEKLTLITTKSPDGRFSYIWAIIVGFLVSIFAFVHSIACHIKVIKDSKSIAAQNMSNIAADSLPKEESCPPSPVLGFRKNELVSAALRRLGELEEKVGMLQSKPNVMPCEKEELLNAAVYRVDALEAELIATKKALYEALIRQEELLAYIDRQERRKFEKKKFCW; from the exons ATGTCCGGTTCGCTCGATCGGTTCGCACGCCCTT GCTTTGAAGGTTTTTCTGGTCATGATGAAAGGAGAGAGCGGAAATCAGATTTCGAGAACTCAGAAGACGATCGGCGGACGCGAATTGGCAGCCTGAAGAAGAAGGCCATCAATGCGTCCAGCAAATTCAGACATTCTCTTAGGAAGAAGAGCAGCCGGAGGAAGAGCACTGGCCGGACCAATTCGGTCTCCATTGAGGATGTTCGAGATGTTAAGGAGCTCCAGGCAGTGGAGTCATTTCGGCAGGCTCTTATGTCAGATAACTTGTTGCCAACGAGACATGATGACTACCATATGTTGTTGAG ATTCTTGAAAGCAAGGAAATTTGATATCGAGAAAGCAAAGCACATGTGGGCTAACATGCTCCAATGGAGGAAAGACTACGGCACTGATACAATCATAGAG GATTTTGAGTTCTCTGAGTTGAATGAAGTCCTACAGTACTATCCACATGGTTATCACGGAGTGGACAAGGAAGGAAAACCCGTCTATATTGAAAGGCTAGGTAAAGTTGATCCCAATAAGCTTATGCAAGTAACTACAATGGAAAGGTATTTGAGATACCATGTTCAGGGTTTTGAGAAAACGTTTGCTCTTAAGTTTCCTGCATGTTCTATTGCCGCAAAGAGACATATCGATTCGAGCACAACCATTTTGGATGTTCACGGCGTG GGTTTCAAAAACCTAACCAAATCTGCGCGGGAACTCATCATGCGGCTGCAGAAGATTGATGGTGACTACTATCCGGAA ACATTATGCAGAATGTTTATAATCAATGCTGGCCCTGGTTTTAAGCTACTCTGGAACACTATCAAATCATTTATTGATCCAAaaacaacttcaaagataaat GTTCTGGGAAACAAGTTTCAGAATAAATTACTTGAATTTATTGATGCAAG TGAGCTGCCAGAATTTCTTGGCGGTATTTGTAATTGTGCAGATCAAGGTGGTTGCATGAGATCTGATAAAGGGCCATGGCAAGACCCAAACATTCTGAAG GTGATTCTTAGTGGTGAAGTAACCTCTAGACAGATAGTAACAGTTTCAAATGACGAGGGAACGGTGATTGAATGTGAAAAGACGTGTTATCCATTG ATACGGAGTAGTGATACATCTACAGGAGAATCAGGATCTGAAGTTGAAGACATTACTTCTCCCAAAGCAAGTGGGAATTATACAAACCCTAGGTTGACTCCTGTCCATGAAGAA GCAAGATTGGTTGGCAAAAATAGCCATGCTAGTGGTTTATCTGAGTATGATGAGTATGTTCCAATGGTTGACAAGACCGTTGATGTTGGATGGCAGGAGAAGCAAGCCAAAACTCAAAATACATTTGGCTCCAAAG AAAAGCTTACATTGATTACCACAAAATCTCCGGACGGAAGATTTTCATATATATGGGCTATTATAGTGGGCTTCTTGGTTTCCATCTTCGCGTTTGTTCATTCAATAGCATGTCATATAAAGGTAATAAAGGATTCTAAATCCATTGCTGCCCAAAATATGTCAAACATAGCAGCGGATTCACTACCCAAGGAGGAATCATGTCCCCCTTCACCCGTACTTGGATTCAGAAAGAACGAACTCGTCTCAGCTGCTTTGAGACGCCTTGGTGAGCTTGAAGAGAAGGTTGGCATGCTACAGTCAAAACCTAATGTGATGCCATGCGAGAAAGAGGAACTATTGAATGCCGCGGTCTATCGTGTGGACGCATTGGAAGCTGAACTGATTGCTACCAAAAAG GCGTTGTACGAAGCTTTGATAAGACAAGAAGAACTTCTAGCTTACATAGACAGACAAGAGAGAAGGAAATTTGAG AAAAAGAAGTTTTGCTGGTGA